From the genome of Canis lupus baileyi chromosome 32, mCanLup2.hap1, whole genome shotgun sequence, one region includes:
- the INSYN1 gene encoding inhibitory synaptic factor 1 translates to MNIRGTPDLGQPSDDPSSGGQRERIRQRMKMVIGQLEGILQELKEVAKELREVVSQIDKLTSDFDFELEPDDWTTATVSSTSSSDKAGVGGPFDLGHLDLVTADILSDSWEFCSFLDASTPSDSVDGAEPSRPGAGPDYRLMNGGTPVPNGPRVETPDSSSEEAFGGGPAKGQPQRTPGTRERVRFSDKVLYHALCCDDEEADGGAAAEAGLSPEPPRPEAPVGTPKPPPAPCKPKRPPLTSCRPGPAAPEQTRRVTRNSSTQTVSDKSTQTLLPYTAAKQKAKGKN, encoded by the exons ATGAACATTCGGGGCACCCCGGACCTCGGGCAGCCCAGTGACGACCCCAGCAGTGGTGGCCAGCGGGAGCGGATTCGACAGCGCATGAAGATGGTCATCGGGCAGCTCGAGGGCATTCTGCAGGAACTCAAGGAGGTGGCCAAGGAGCTCAGGGAG GTGGTGAGCCAGATCGATAAGCTAACCTCAGACTTCGACTTCGAACTGGAGCCAGACGACTGGACCACAGCCACTGTGAGCAGCACCTCCAGCAGCGACAAGGCGGGCGTGGGCGGCCCCTTCGACCTGGGCCACCTGGACCTCGTCACGGCCGACATCCTCTCGGACAGCTGGGAGTTCTGCTCCTTCCTGGACGCGTCCACCCCGTCGGACTCTGTGGACGGCGCCGAGCCCTCGCGGCCGGGGGCTGGCCCCGACTACCGGCTCATGAACGGCGGCACGCCCGTCCCCAACGGGCCCCGGGTGGAGACCCCGGACTCCTCCAGCGAGGAGGCCTTCGGCGGCGGCCCGGCCAAGGGCCAGCCCCAGCGGACCCCAGGCACCCGCGAGAGGGTGCGCTTCAGCGACAAAGTGCTCTACCACGCCCTGTGCTGCGACGACGAGGAGGCGGACGGCGGGGCGGCGGCCGAGGCGGGCCTGTCCCCagagcccccccgccccgaggccccggTGGGCACCCCcaagcccccgcccgccccctgcaAGCCCAAGCGCCCTCCGCTGACCAGCtgccgcccgggccccgccgcccccgagcAGACCCGGAGGGTCACAAGGAACAGTAGCACCCAGACGGTGTCCGACAAAAGCACTCAGACGTTGCTGCCCTACACGGCTGCCAAACAGAAGGCCAAGGGGAAAAACTAG